In one Bactrocera tryoni isolate S06 chromosome 5, CSIRO_BtryS06_freeze2, whole genome shotgun sequence genomic region, the following are encoded:
- the LOC120778241 gene encoding syntaxin-7, protein MDLQHMENGISGGGHGAIAGQTAGFSETDFQRLAQTIATSIQKILQNVSTMQRMVNQFNTPQDSPDLKKQLHQIMTYTHQLVSDTNNHLKEVDKCKERHLKIQRDRLVDEFTAALTAFQGVQRKTVDIEKNAVRQARAHSYNISKPPGTNSSSGSGGGGTSGSNNSGSFFEDNFFNRKSNQSQTQTQMQEEIDLQALEEQERQIRELEENIVGVNEIYKKLGAMVYEQGLTVDSIESSVEQTSVFVSQGADNLRKASSYKNKLRKKKLILIGILSVVLFIIIMILVFEFKK, encoded by the exons ATGGATTTGCAGCATATGGAGAATGGCATCAGTGGCGGTGGCCACGGTGCTATTGCTGGTCAAACTGCTGGCTTCAGTGAAACGGACTTTCAGCGACTTGCCCAAACCATTGCAACaagcatacaaaaaatattgcaaaatg TGTCAACCATGCAACGTATGGTCAACCAATTTAATACCCCACAGGACTCCCCCGATTTGAAGAAACAGCT ACATCAAATAATGACCTACACCCATCAGCTGGTTTCGGATACAAATAATCACTTAAAAGAGGTGGACAAGTGCAAAGAACGCCATTTAAAAATACAGCGTGATCGTTTGGTGGACGAATTCACTGCTGCTTTAACAGCATTTCAG ggtGTACAACGTAAGACCGTCGATATCGAAAAGAATGCTGTTCGACAAGCGCGTGCGCACAGTTATAATATTAGTAAACCACCGGGCACGAATAGCAGCAGTGGCAGCGGCGGTGGCGGTACCAGTGGCAGCAATAATAGCGGCTCATTCTTCGAGGATAATTTTTTCAATCGTAAATCGAATCAatcacaaacacaaacacaaatgcaGGAAGAAATCGATTTGCAAGCGCTGGAAGAACAAGAACGACAAATACGCGAATTGGAG GAAAATATTGTGGGTGTTAATGAGATTTACAAGAAGCTCGGTGCTATGGTATACGAACAGGGTCTAACCGTTGATTCAATTGAGTCGTCCGTGGAGCAGACTAGTGTATTTGTGTCACAGGGTGCCGATAACCTGCGTAAAGCCAGTTCGTATAAA AATAAACTGCGCAAGAAGAAGCTTATATTGATTGGCATTCTCTCTGTAGTACTTTTCATCATCATTATGATACTTGTATtcgagtttaaaaaataa
- the LOC120777928 gene encoding actin-related protein 3 gives MAGRLPACVIDVGTGYTKLGYAGNKEPQFIIPSAIAIKETARVGDTNTRRITKGVEDLDFFIGDEAFDATGYSVKYPVRHGLVEDWDLMERFLEQCIFKYLRAEPEDHHFLLTEPPLNTPENREYTAEIMFETFNVPGLYIAVQAVLALAASWAARPVEGRTLTGIVVDSGDGVTHVIPVAEGYVIGSCIKHIPIAGRNITSFIQSLLREREVGIPPEQSLETAKAIKEKHCYICPDIAKEFAKYDTEPGKWIRNYTGTNAVTKNPFSVDVGYERFLGPEIFFHPEFSNPDFTTPLSEIVDNVIQNCPIDVRRPLYNNIVLSGGSTMFKDFGRRLQRDIKRSVDTRLRISENLSEGRIKPKPIDVQVITHHMQRYAVWFGGSMLASTPEFYQVCHTKAAYEEYGPGICRHNPVFGTMT, from the exons ATGGCAGGACGTTTACCGGCTTGTGTGATCGATGTTGGCACAGG TTATACAAAGTTGGGTTATGCGGGTAACAAAGAGCCGCAATTTATTATTCCTTCGGCCATTGCAATTAAGGAGACCGCGCGAGTTGGTGACACTAACACCCGGAGAATAACGAAGGGTGTTGAGGATTTAGATTTCTTTATTGGCGACGAGGCATTCGATGCTACTGGTTACTCAGTTAAG TATCCAGTCCGTCATGGATTGGTGGAAGATTGGGACTTAATGGAACGTTTTCTGGAGCAGTGCATTTTTAAATATCTGCGTGCAGAACCCGAAGATCATCATTTTTTGCTCACTGAACCGCCGCTTAACACGCCAGAGAATCGCGAATATACCGCTGAGATTATGTTTGAAACATTTAATGTTCCTGGTCTCTATATCGCCgtgcag gctGTACTTGCCTTGGCCGCGAGTTGGGCCGCCAGGCCTGTAGAAGGACGTACACTAACAGGCATCGTTGTCGATAGCGGTGACGGTGTAACACACGTTATACCAGTG GCTGAGGGCTACGTAATTGGTTCTTGTATCAAACATATTCCCATTGCTGGTCGCAATATCACCTCGTTCATACAGAGTTTATTGCGTGAACGTGAAGTAGGCATACCGCCGGAGCAAAGTTTAGAAACTGCCAAAGCGATTAAGGAGAAGCACTGTTATATTTGTCCAGACATTGCCAAAGAATTTGCCAAATATGATACGGAGCCGGGCAAATGGATACGCAACTATACGGGTACTAATGCGGTGACCAAGAATCCATTCAGCGTCGATGTAGGTTACGAACGTTTCTTAG GACCTGAGATTTTTTTCCATCCCGAATTTTCGAACCCCGATTTCACCACTCCACTATCGGAAATCGTAGACAATGTCATACAAAATTGTCCGATTGATGTGCGACGACCCCTATACAATAATATAGTATTGAGTGGCGGTTCGACGATGTTCAAAGATTTCGGACGCCGTTTACAGCGTGATATCAAACGATCCGTTGACACACGCCTCCGAATCAGCGAAAACTTATCTGAAGGCCGCATTAAG ccaAAACCAATCGATGTACAAGTCATAACACATCATATGCAGCGATATGCCGTGTGGTTTGGAGGCAGCATGTTGGCATCCACG CCTGAGTTTTATCAAGTGTGCCACACAAAGGCTGCTTATGAGGAATATGGTCCAGGAATTTGTCGTCACAATCCGGTATTTGGCACCATGACATAA
- the LOC120776862 gene encoding E3 ubiquitin-protein ligase CBL-B-B — MATSRTSRIQQNKNINSFFSKIQGAFSEACTQQRLSTDKKTLEKTWKLMDKVVKLCQQPKMNLKNSPPFILDILPDTYQRLRLIYSKNEDQMHVLHANEHFNVFINNLMRKCKQAIKLFKEGKEKMFDENSHYRRNLTKLSLVFSHMLSELKAIFPNGVFAGDQFRITKADAAEFWKLNFGNSTLVPWKIFRMELNKVHPISSGLEAMALKTTIDLTCNDYISNFEFDVFTRLFQPWVTLLRNWQILAVTHPGYVAFLTYDEVKARLQRYIHKAGSYVFRLSCTRLGQWAIGYVTADGEILQTIPQNKSLCQALLDGHREGFYLYPDGQACNPDLSSAVQSPTEDHITVTQEQYELYCEMGSTFQLCKICAENDKDIRIEPCGHLLCTPCLTSWQVDSEGQGCPFCRAEIKGTEQIVVDAFDPRKQHNRNSTNGRHQNTDDDDTEDGADFNIATSSLHALSNSMTTTTPATDKQSPHTSPRFARRSTTPSLLAVQNDLYAGHIPNLTLVSSGGSNYIVAANASAIANAVLSPQPTPTAPPIHAANGGSSSTNVASAAQKSTHRMSAPLMGATSASNGSNPNSNYVTRMATSKSEHNDNSSYAILQGLQDPLQANTQQQHTATPRHVAPPLPPRKASPGVENSATTIIATSCTVTPVIAKSCETATVKHKGQTAMGGGTPSDSLATNTEGAAAPPQTTAPPIPPHGNLMLVDSIVEDLRAQQISVTTSTTSTPHSLTTQSTAGSGPASTPTRSILDDDIVGPAETIMGVIDTRPLEARLAVSARILEPTTVKLPPVTAINPMACTPHYTQICNATSSTQPLAMASAATTGGSVVTASTVASQRSQQQATQSLQQLQQQPLLYENVAINQKDCNVPYENINLEYIARLVKEGYTKENAITALGISRNNIEMACDILREFVSKSTV, encoded by the exons ATGGCGACCAGTCGCACCAGTCGCatacaacaaaataagaatattaattcattctttTCCAAGATTCAAGGAGCCTTTTCTGAGGCATGTACACAACAGCGTCTATCGACTGATAAGAAAACCTTGGAGAAAACTTGGAAGTTAATGGATAAAGTTGTAAAGTTGTGTCAGCAAccgaaaatgaatttaaaaaatagtccACCTTTTATACTGGACATATTGCCAGACACGTATCAGCGATTGCGTCTTATATACTCCAAGAATGAAGATCAAATGCATGTTTTACATGCCAATGAACACTTCAATGTGTTCATTAATAATTTGATGCGCAAATGCAAACAAGCcattaaattgtttaaagaaGGAAAGGAGAAAATGTTTGACGAGAATTCACACTATAGGAGAAATTTAACCAAACTTAGTTTAGTATTCTCTCATATGTTAAGCGAATTAAAGGCCATTTTTCCTAATGGAGTGTTTGCTGGCGATCAATTTAGAATTACGAAAGCAGACGCTGCAGAGTTTTGGAAACTTAACTTTGGCAATag TACGCTGGTTCCTTGGAAAATATTTCGTATGGAATTAAATAAAGTGCATCCAATTTCATCTGGTCTAGAGGCAATGGCGTTAAAAACAACCATAGACTTAACATGTAACGATtacatttcaaattttgaattcgATGTTTTTACACGTCTGTTTCAACCGTGGGTGACACTCTTACGTAACTGGCAAATACTAGCAGTCACACACCCCGGATATGTTGCCTTTTTAACATATGATGAAGTTAAAGCTCGCTTGCAGCGTTACATCCATAAAGCAGGAAGCTATGTTTTCAG attATCATGTACGAGGCTTGGGCAATGGGCGATCGGTTATGTGACCGCTGATggcgaaattttgcaaactataCCACAAAACAAATCTCTCTGTCAAGCGCTATTGGACGGGCacag GGAGGGCTTTTACTTGTATCCTGATGGTCAAGCCTGCAATCCTGACTTATCCTCAGCTGTGCAGAGTCCTACGGAGGATCACATTACCGTTACCCAAGAACAATATGAACTATACTGTGAAATGG GTAGCACATTTCAACTGTGTAAAATTTGCGCTGAAAATGATAAGGATATACGCATTGAGCCATGCGGACATCTTTTGTGCACACCCTGCCTCACATCTTGGCAAGTCGATTCAGAAGGACAG GGCTGTCCATTTTGCAGAGCCGAAATTAAAGGCACTGAACAAATTGTGGTTGACGCTTTTGATCCGCGTAAGCAGCATAATCGGAACTCGACAAATGGCCGCCATCAGAACACCGACGACGACGATACAGAG GATGGCGCTGATTTCAACATTGCCACCTCATCGCTTCATGCATTAAGCAACAGTATGACCACAACCACACCTGCCACGGACAAGCAGAGCCCGCATACGTCTCCACGTTTCGCTCGCCGAAGCACTACTCCTAGCTTACTTGCAGTACAGAACGACTTATATGCAGGCCACATACCGAATCTTACATTGGTGAGCTCTGGCGGCAGCAACTACATCGTGGCTGCTAACGCATCGGCTATAGCTAACGCAGTACTTTCACCACAGCCCACGCCCACTGCACCACCTATACATGCCGCCAATGGCGGTAGTAGTAGTACAAATGTAGCGAGTGCTGCGCAAAAATCGACACATCGGATGAGCGCGCCTCTTATGGGAGCTACCTCAGCCTCGAACGGCAGTAATCCCAACAGTAATTATGTGACGAGAATGGCGACCAGCAAATCCGAACATAACGACAATTCCTCGTATGCCATACTACAAGGTCTACAAGATCCTTTGCAAGCAAATACACAACAGCAGCACACAGCTACACCACGTCATGTTGCCCCTCCGTTGCCGCCGCGAAAGGCATCGCCTGGTGTTGAGAATAGTGCCACAACAATTATAGCTACAAGTTGTACTGTAACTCCAGTTATAGCTAAATCATGTGAGACAGCAACCGTGAAACATAAAGGGCAAACTGCAATGGGTGGAGGAACTCCTTCAGATAGCTTAGCGACGAATACAGAAGGAGCTGCTGCGCCACCGCAAACAACAGCTCCACCGATACCTCCACATGGCAACTTGATGTTGGTAGACAGTATTGTTGAAGATTTGCGAGCACAACAGATCAGCGTGACCACATCGACGACTTCCACTCCTCATTCACTGACAACACAGTCAACAGCGGGTTCTGGACCTGCTTCTACGCCTACACGCTCAATACTCGACGATGACATAGTCGGACCGGCCGAAACGATTATGGGTGTAATTGACACTCGGCCCTTGGAAGCACGATTGGCAGTATCAGCTCGCATTTTGGAACCAACAACCGTAAAGCTGCCACCAGTAACTGCTATTAACCCCATGGCGTGCACTCCGCATTACACACAAATATGCAATGCGACTTCATCAACACAACCACTGGCAATGGCATCTGCCGCAACCACGGGAGGCTCAGTAGTAACTGCGTCAACGGTGGCATCGCAGCGAAGTCAGCAGCAAGCCACGCAATCACtacagcaactacaacaacagccgCTTCTATACGAGAATGTAGCGATCAATCAAAAAGACTGCAATGTACCATATGAAAATATCAATCTTGAATACATTGCACGGCTTGTGAAGGAGGGCTATACCAAAGAAAACGCTATTACAGCGCTGGgcatttctcgcaacaatattgaGATGGCATGCGACATTTTGCGCGAGTTCGTGTCGAAGAGTACTGTTTGA